The following proteins are co-located in the Candidatus Neomarinimicrobiota bacterium genome:
- a CDS encoding c-type cytochrome has product MNKKIGFAGLLVLTGCATLIPLKVGPPIDITVEITPERGAKGEYLVNNVTHCLHCHSELDQNYYSFPPVPGTEGAGGFVIEEAFGMVQVPNITPHALGDWTDGELIQAITEGVNRERKPLFPIMPYDRLRYLDREDLSCIVAYIRTLKPIKNAVSGKKKLKFPLQYIERTFPHPYDPLTRPDPSDVVAYGKYMTIISNCEVCHTPTDKMGRPLEGMYMAGGQEFLLPGGSVILTANVTPDQETGIGNRSKENFIGLFKAFQTPVEVPEDKKHENTLMPWFAYTNMTEEDLGAIYEYLMTLEPVNNSVVKYPTASE; this is encoded by the coding sequence ATGAACAAGAAAATTGGGTTTGCAGGTCTTCTGGTTCTAACCGGGTGTGCCACGCTGATTCCCTTAAAGGTGGGTCCTCCGATTGACATAACCGTGGAAATTACACCTGAGAGGGGCGCCAAAGGTGAGTATCTCGTAAATAACGTAACTCATTGTCTCCACTGTCACTCCGAACTTGACCAAAACTATTATTCATTTCCACCGGTACCGGGCACAGAGGGAGCGGGGGGATTCGTGATTGAGGAAGCTTTTGGCATGGTACAGGTTCCCAATATCACCCCACACGCTTTAGGGGATTGGACCGATGGTGAACTGATACAGGCTATTACTGAAGGCGTGAACAGGGAAAGAAAACCTCTATTCCCCATAATGCCCTACGATCGGTTGCGTTATTTAGACCGGGAGGATCTCTCTTGCATTGTTGCCTATATCCGAACGCTAAAGCCCATCAAAAACGCAGTGTCAGGCAAGAAAAAACTTAAGTTTCCGTTACAATATATTGAACGCACATTCCCCCACCCTTATGATCCTCTGACCCGGCCCGACCCTTCTGACGTGGTGGCTTATGGCAAATACATGACTATCATCTCAAATTGTGAAGTGTGTCATACTCCGACAGATAAGATGGGGAGACCATTGGAAGGGATGTATATGGCCGGCGGACAGGAATTCCTTCTACCGGGCGGAAGTGTGATTCTTACGGCAAATGTCACACCCGATCAGGAAACAGGTATTGGTAACCGCTCGAAAGAAAACTTTATTGGCTTGTTTAAGGCATTTCAGACACCGGTGGAAGTTCCAGAGGACAAGAAACATGAAAACACTCTCATGCCATGGTTCGCTTATACCAACATGACGGAAGAAGACCTGGGAGCCATTTACGAGTACTTGATGACGCTGGAGCCGGTGAACAACAGTGTGGTGAAATACCCGACTGCGTCTGAATGA
- a CDS encoding cupin domain-containing protein: protein MKIHKKKTAPRYVRQEGITSYLLTSLRTAGARNLCTTLVEIEPGGEQRVHSHPPEQVYYILDGAGLVTVGKETEEIHSGECVFIPSGTPHGIKNHTEETLRYFSAASPSFDEAELKEWWPLGGEPDSGDSPS, encoded by the coding sequence ATGAAAATTCATAAGAAGAAAACAGCGCCACGATACGTGCGCCAGGAAGGTATCACGTCCTATCTATTGACGTCACTTCGAACCGCAGGCGCCAGGAATCTCTGTACAACACTGGTTGAAATAGAGCCCGGAGGTGAGCAGCGGGTTCACAGTCATCCACCAGAACAGGTTTACTACATACTTGACGGAGCCGGTCTAGTGACAGTTGGCAAGGAGACGGAAGAGATTCACAGTGGTGAATGTGTCTTCATCCCATCGGGCACTCCGCATGGAATAAAGAACCACACTGAAGAAACATTGCGCTATTTCAGTGCCGCTTCCCCCTCATTTGACGAAGCCGAGTTGAAGGAGTGGTGGCCTCTTGGCGGGGAGCCTGATTCAGGTGATAGCCCGTCTTGA